One region of Erwinia tracheiphila genomic DNA includes:
- the mrdA gene encoding penicillin-binding protein 2 gives MKFRDFAEEEKLFVRRALVAFGLVLAGFVTLIVNLWHVQIDQNQYYQTRSNQNDIKMIPIAPTRGIIFDRNGIPLVKNVTWYDIEILPYKVQNIKDLLTQLTPVVDLTPDDIENFTHSLHANSRYKPVVLKTELTDEEVARFSVNQYRFAGVNISSYEDRQYPYGPDLAHVIGYVSRINDNDYKHLDKEGIGENYAADHNIGKQGIEGYYESVLHGKTGYQEVEVDNHGRVIRVLKEMPPVAGKNLWLTLDLHLQQYVETQLVGQRAAVLIENPQNGEVLAMVSSPSYDPNPFVKGISYKAYKELLNNKDLPLINRVTQGLYPPASTVKPYMAMSALLTHVITPSTTFFGASTWTLPGTTRKYRDWKKTGHGTLDVTRAIEESADTFFYQVAFMLGIDRIHTMLSQFGYGKPSGIDLNEEYSGLLPSREWKQKVHKKGWYQGDTVSVGIGQGYWIATPIQMVKALDTLINNGRVIQPHLLYQEKQGKNVAPWKQTIPVQQIGDANSPYWGLVRRAMFGMANAPNGTGYKYFHTAPYGIAGKSGTSQVFGLKQNQIYNAKMIPQRLRDHIFYTVFAPFDNPRVAMALILENGGVNGVTAAPLARNILDHIFLPPGVAPMSATADPGSNTTAQ, from the coding sequence ATGAAATTCAGAGATTTTGCAGAAGAAGAAAAACTATTCGTTCGCCGGGCACTGGTCGCCTTTGGGCTGGTCCTGGCCGGATTCGTCACGCTTATCGTTAATTTGTGGCATGTGCAAATCGACCAGAATCAGTATTATCAGACCCGTTCCAACCAGAATGATATCAAGATGATCCCCATTGCGCCGACGCGCGGGATTATTTTTGACCGCAATGGCATTCCGCTGGTGAAAAATGTCACCTGGTATGATATTGAAATCCTTCCGTACAAAGTGCAAAACATCAAGGACTTGCTGACGCAGCTGACCCCTGTTGTCGATCTCACCCCGGACGATATTGAGAATTTCACCCATTCCCTGCACGCCAATAGCCGCTACAAGCCCGTGGTGTTGAAAACTGAGCTGACGGATGAAGAGGTCGCCCGCTTTTCCGTCAATCAGTATCGGTTTGCAGGCGTGAATATCAGCAGTTATGAAGATCGTCAGTATCCTTACGGTCCCGATCTTGCTCACGTTATCGGCTACGTTTCTAGAATTAACGACAACGACTATAAACATCTGGATAAAGAAGGCATCGGGGAGAACTACGCTGCTGACCACAATATTGGTAAGCAGGGAATTGAAGGCTATTACGAATCGGTTCTGCACGGCAAAACCGGCTATCAGGAAGTAGAGGTAGACAACCATGGACGGGTGATTCGCGTGCTGAAAGAAATGCCGCCAGTAGCAGGCAAAAATCTGTGGCTGACGCTGGATTTGCATCTGCAACAATATGTAGAAACGCAGCTGGTCGGCCAGCGCGCGGCGGTACTGATTGAAAATCCACAAAATGGAGAAGTTTTAGCGATGGTATCCAGCCCGAGTTACGATCCTAATCCTTTTGTGAAAGGGATTAGCTACAAAGCGTATAAAGAGCTGCTCAATAATAAAGACCTTCCGCTAATTAATCGCGTGACGCAGGGACTGTACCCCCCAGCCTCTACCGTAAAACCTTACATGGCGATGTCCGCCCTGCTAACCCATGTGATCACACCATCCACTACCTTCTTCGGCGCCTCCACCTGGACGCTTCCCGGCACAACACGAAAATATCGTGACTGGAAAAAAACTGGCCACGGGACGCTGGATGTCACCCGTGCTATTGAAGAATCTGCCGATACGTTTTTTTATCAGGTCGCTTTTATGCTGGGAATCGATCGCATCCATACTATGCTCAGTCAGTTTGGTTATGGTAAACCCAGCGGTATTGATTTAAATGAAGAGTACAGCGGTCTGTTGCCCAGCCGGGAGTGGAAACAAAAGGTGCATAAAAAAGGCTGGTATCAGGGTGATACCGTCTCGGTGGGCATTGGCCAGGGATACTGGATTGCCACACCCATTCAGATGGTCAAAGCGCTGGATACGCTGATTAATAATGGCAGGGTGATTCAGCCACATCTGCTTTATCAGGAGAAACAGGGTAAAAACGTGGCACCGTGGAAACAGACCATTCCAGTTCAGCAAATTGGCGACGCTAACTCACCCTACTGGGGGCTGGTGCGCCGTGCGATGTTTGGCATGGCCAATGCGCCGAACGGCACTGGCTATAAATATTTCCATACCGCACCCTATGGCATTGCAGGAAAAAGTGGGACATCTCAGGTATTTGGTCTGAAGCAAAACCAAATCTACAACGCTAAAATGATCCCACAGCGGCTGCGCGATCATATTTTCTATACCGTTTTTGCTCCCTTTGATAATCCACGCGTGGCGATGGCGCTTATTCTTGAAAACGGTGGCGTCAACGGCGTTACCGCTGCGCCGCTGGCAAGAAACATTCTGGACCATATTTTCCTGCCGCCGGGCGTAGCGCCCATGTCTGCCACCGCCGATCCCGGCAGCAATACGACTGCGCAATAA
- a CDS encoding VOC family protein: MPFRDATRREDNFEYWKSGIFHFCMQAPDVEGMAVTIVAAGGKQRMPVREYFLSEKPYRMVYMEDPFGNILEIYRHSYELTYSAGAYE; this comes from the coding sequence GTGCCGTTTCGTGATGCCACACGCCGTGAAGACAATTTCGAATACTGGAAATCCGGTATTTTCCATTTCTGCATGCAGGCCCCCGATGTGGAAGGCATGGCTGTAACAATTGTCGCTGCGGGCGGTAAGCAGCGTATGCCGGTGCGTGAGTATTTTCTCAGCGAGAAGCCATATCGTATGGTTTATATGGAAGATCCGTTCGGAAATATTCTTGAAATTTACAGACACAGTTATGAGCTGACGTACTCAGCAGGTGCCTATGAATAA
- a CDS encoding alcohol dehydrogenase catalytic domain-containing protein — protein MNKASSPLTLPSAWTGWKWQGGQSPLDLRSVTLNARPLQPAQVLVCNAAIGLNPVDWKVLDSQVGQVPGVDGAGTVVAIGDEVAPDLLGQRVAWHQSLQSDGSFAAFTPLGMSA, from the coding sequence ATGAATAAGGCATCTTCACCATTAACGCTTCCGTCAGCCTGGACTGGCTGGAAGTGGCAGGGCGGACAGTCACCCCTGGATCTTCGCTCTGTCACTCTCAATGCCAGACCGTTACAGCCTGCGCAGGTACTGGTCTGTAACGCCGCTATCGGCCTCAATCCAGTGGACTGGAAGGTGTTGGATAGCCAGGTCGGGCAGGTACCCGGCGTGGACGGAGCCGGTACCGTTGTTGCGATCGGCGACGAGGTTGCACCAGACTTGCTGGGGCAACGTGTCGCCTGGCACCAAAGCCTGCAATCAGACGGTAGCTTTGCTGCCTTTACGCCGCTCGGCATGTCTGCCTGA
- a CDS encoding MDR/zinc-dependent alcohol dehydrogenase-like family protein, producing the protein MSPGTKACNQTVALLPLRRSACLPDSLEFSQTAAFPCPGLTAWQALEKLPMSAGAEVLIAGAGGTMGRYLVQLAVARGQRVTVMCSERHWARLTALGAEYCLATGKTVDRALLQHYFALIYCVGTDHALALKQRTGFLGFACSLCALAGVLSGQRMIF; encoded by the coding sequence GTGTCGCCTGGCACCAAAGCCTGCAATCAGACGGTAGCTTTGCTGCCTTTACGCCGCTCGGCATGTCTGCCTGATTCGCTGGAATTTTCTCAGACTGCGGCTTTTCCCTGCCCCGGTCTCACCGCATGGCAGGCACTCGAAAAGTTGCCGATGTCCGCTGGTGCAGAGGTACTGATTGCCGGAGCAGGGGGAACGATGGGACGTTACCTGGTACAGCTGGCGGTGGCGAGAGGCCAGCGCGTAACGGTCATGTGTAGCGAGCGACATTGGGCGCGCCTGACCGCACTGGGTGCAGAATATTGTCTTGCTACCGGGAAAACGGTAGACCGGGCGCTGTTGCAACACTATTTTGCGCTAATCTATTGTGTCGGCACTGATCATGCGCTGGCGCTGAAACAAAGAACAGGCTTCCTGGGTTTTGCCTGCTCTTTATGCGCACTGGCTGGAGTGTTATCGGGACAGCGAATGATATTTTAA
- a CDS encoding helix-turn-helix domain-containing protein → MIVDIHYSQITQPQNNLAHHTSYFGVNIMFIVDLPLQNEPSNFYPYWIVSKKCPIKSIMSLLKNIVNESTLRTDHLSRKENIVLRELAVGYSTDFISRKLNLSTKTISSHKQNAFRKLGMTRLNDMSLICYRQILNLYAGFNRLSVQRTGGSLHLPRKNLKYHSLSR, encoded by the coding sequence GTGATTGTTGATATTCATTATTCACAAATTACTCAGCCGCAAAATAATCTTGCCCATCACACCAGCTACTTTGGTGTGAATATTATGTTTATCGTCGACCTGCCTCTGCAAAATGAACCCAGCAATTTCTATCCATACTGGATTGTTTCTAAAAAATGTCCGATAAAAAGCATCATGTCGCTGTTAAAAAACATCGTCAACGAAAGCACGCTCCGTACTGACCACCTGTCCAGAAAGGAAAATATCGTACTCAGGGAGCTGGCGGTAGGATATTCCACTGACTTCATTTCCCGTAAACTGAATCTTTCCACCAAGACGATTAGTTCTCATAAACAGAATGCTTTCAGAAAGCTGGGAATGACGAGACTCAACGATATGTCACTTATCTGCTATCGACAAATCCTGAACCTCTATGCTGGGTTTAACCGTCTTTCAGTACAGCGGACAGGTGGAAGCCTTCATCTGCCCAGGAAAAACTTAAAATATCATTCGCTGTCCCGATAA
- a CDS encoding fimbrial protein has protein sequence MKMMPGTQTLFLTFMLLAASGSSSFAASCETSHAMIDSPFMPLQGGAITVGPDVSNGTIIWSQRFKPTSPVEVKCKEGFTGGFSIKGNFTTAPRPTNWSDGRFPPGSVYQTDIPGIGMAIYAYGNTHYTVPFNYLLTGTSNNNYTQGWIPHSGIEFDVVLIKTGVIIPGRVGGENLPGINYNLHADDGLSLYLGSLKFSGSINIISKTCTTPDIIVPMGDYEIVRTFTHPGSYSSWQDASIKLIDCPRFHGMIRASHAVEPGNQQQEGKISNSIQLTLSPNTSVINSAQGIFGVKSGTNSASGVGLQLAWGKQGDPSPRLVNFGESQQYLLPDDGSTQISLPLLARYIQTSPQVTPGKADATVTFTIYYY, from the coding sequence ATGAAAATGATGCCCGGTACTCAAACGCTGTTTCTCACCTTTATGCTCCTGGCGGCCAGCGGTTCCTCATCTTTCGCTGCCAGTTGTGAAACCAGTCATGCCATGATCGACTCTCCCTTTATGCCTCTGCAAGGCGGAGCCATCACCGTTGGTCCGGATGTCAGCAACGGCACAATTATCTGGAGCCAGCGTTTCAAACCCACCTCTCCCGTCGAGGTAAAGTGCAAAGAAGGTTTTACCGGGGGATTTTCGATCAAAGGTAATTTCACCACCGCGCCGCGCCCCACCAACTGGTCCGATGGTCGTTTTCCACCGGGTTCCGTTTATCAGACCGATATACCCGGCATAGGTATGGCAATTTATGCGTATGGCAACACGCACTATACCGTACCCTTTAATTATTTACTTACAGGAACAAGTAATAATAATTATACCCAAGGATGGATACCGCATTCAGGAATTGAATTTGATGTTGTATTAATTAAAACTGGAGTTATTATACCCGGCAGAGTCGGTGGAGAAAATTTACCTGGAATAAACTACAATTTGCATGCCGATGACGGTTTATCCCTTTATCTTGGCAGTCTGAAATTTTCCGGCTCGATTAATATTATTTCCAAAACCTGTACAACACCGGATATTATCGTACCGATGGGAGACTATGAAATAGTAAGAACGTTTACACATCCCGGTAGCTATAGCAGCTGGCAAGACGCATCGATAAAACTAATTGATTGTCCACGTTTTCACGGCATGATAAGGGCAAGCCATGCAGTAGAGCCAGGAAACCAGCAACAGGAAGGTAAGATTAGTAACAGCATTCAGTTAACACTTTCTCCAAACACCTCAGTAATTAATAGTGCTCAGGGAATTTTTGGCGTAAAAAGTGGTACCAACAGTGCATCAGGTGTAGGGCTCCAGTTGGCATGGGGCAAACAGGGTGATCCGTCTCCGCGATTGGTCAATTTTGGTGAAAGCCAGCAATATCTTCTACCCGATGATGGCTCGACTCAGATCTCGCTGCCCCTGCTGGCTCGTTATATTCAGACTTCGCCGCAGGTTACACCAGGTAAAGCCGATGCCACCGTAACATTCACGATCTATTATTACTGA
- a CDS encoding fimbria/pilus outer membrane usher protein, giving the protein MKTSRNGNKCARQSLSLFFLVQITGFAATTTANTPEQAQNVQFDSSFLYVNDKSAIDLNRFAKSAAAQPGIWRTDIYINNAASGKEDVHFIADQDGVVYPCLTASLLKKVPFATEKLPENFYESDPHACLDLEKKIPLAEAIYDSNEQRLDISVPQIMLVKIARGTVGRDHWDRGIVAFPLGYSFSAWRSESQGKLYQSAYGSINAGLNLGAWYFRHNGHSSWQEHQKLSYTPVNTWVQRDIPSIQGRLLVGQASTPGLIFDTLPFSGVQLTTDDRMLPYSLRGYAPEIRGIARTSARVTVRQNDQLIYEATVPPGEFLINDIYPAGYGSNLLVTIRESDGSEQHFEVPYSSIAQLLRPGNHRYSFTAGNIRSTSLSTHPSFFEGSWQYGFNNAITGWGGLQFSEHYRAVQLGAALGTEMGAFALDVTHASDTEKRWKALQHASGESYKFTWSKTVDVTNSNLSLSVWQFSTQGYQDLFSAVQNRQALKNGSLSTASWRTRQRLALTLNQSLPADFGHLTFTGSVQNYWHQPHDSRQFQFGYSNRFKSISWGITANRTFSTDGKAENNVLLNFTLPLGDSSNRSSSQLRLDLNRNGEGRYTKQSTLTGTLGEANLFSYGITAANENNKGTSGSLTGSYRSRAALLNSSWSKGNSYKSGSVSLSGTLLAHAGGITLTPYTSDTFALIEAPGAEGARVSTYPGVYVDSAGFTAVPYLNPYQFNEITIDPAGASSHIELHDTTQQVVPLSGAVVAVRYNTRFGIPLLIKAQFQGAPIKFGADVIDEKGQSLGAVGQAGQVFVRVDEKHGQLKIKWAEGQDGECTVDYQLQPNSKEKHPHLQRVDSLCVGHSHNAASPKNNE; this is encoded by the coding sequence ATGAAAACTTCCCGCAATGGTAACAAATGCGCAAGACAGAGCCTGTCGCTTTTTTTTCTGGTACAGATTACCGGATTTGCCGCTACGACAACTGCAAACACCCCCGAACAAGCACAGAATGTGCAGTTCGACTCGTCTTTTTTGTATGTGAATGACAAAAGCGCCATCGATCTGAATCGATTTGCCAAAAGCGCAGCTGCACAACCCGGAATATGGCGAACTGATATATATATAAATAACGCGGCGAGTGGAAAAGAAGATGTTCATTTTATTGCTGACCAGGATGGTGTGGTCTATCCCTGTTTGACCGCATCATTACTAAAAAAAGTTCCTTTTGCCACGGAAAAGCTTCCTGAAAATTTTTATGAAAGCGATCCGCATGCCTGTCTGGATCTTGAAAAAAAAATCCCACTGGCAGAAGCGATCTACGACAGTAACGAACAGCGGCTGGATATCAGCGTGCCGCAAATTATGCTGGTAAAAATAGCGCGCGGTACGGTTGGCAGAGATCATTGGGATCGGGGTATTGTGGCTTTTCCGCTGGGTTACAGCTTCAGTGCCTGGCGCAGTGAAAGTCAGGGCAAACTTTACCAATCTGCCTATGGATCAATCAATGCGGGCCTGAACCTTGGCGCGTGGTATTTCAGACATAACGGTCACAGTAGCTGGCAGGAACATCAAAAACTGAGTTACACCCCAGTGAATACCTGGGTACAGCGAGATATCCCTTCAATACAGGGACGGCTGCTGGTCGGTCAGGCTTCCACACCGGGTTTGATTTTCGACACGCTCCCTTTTTCGGGGGTACAGCTTACCACTGATGATCGAATGCTGCCGTATTCACTGCGGGGCTATGCACCAGAAATCAGAGGTATTGCCCGTACATCGGCGCGCGTCACCGTGCGACAAAACGATCAGCTGATCTATGAAGCCACCGTTCCACCCGGAGAGTTTCTAATTAACGATATTTATCCTGCCGGATACGGCAGTAATCTGCTGGTCACTATTCGTGAATCCGACGGCAGTGAACAACATTTTGAGGTTCCTTATTCTTCGATTGCTCAACTATTGCGTCCAGGTAATCACCGATATTCATTTACTGCAGGTAATATTCGCAGTACCAGCCTGTCTACCCACCCATCCTTCTTTGAAGGCAGCTGGCAGTATGGATTTAATAATGCGATAACAGGCTGGGGTGGACTGCAATTCAGCGAACATTACAGAGCCGTACAGTTGGGAGCAGCACTGGGAACAGAGATGGGTGCGTTTGCCCTGGATGTGACTCACGCCAGTGATACGGAAAAGCGCTGGAAAGCACTGCAGCACGCAAGCGGTGAAAGTTATAAGTTTACCTGGAGCAAAACGGTCGATGTAACCAACAGCAATCTTTCTCTCTCAGTCTGGCAATTTTCTACTCAGGGCTATCAGGATCTGTTCAGCGCTGTGCAGAACCGCCAGGCACTTAAAAATGGTTCATTGTCCACAGCCAGTTGGCGAACACGACAGCGTCTGGCGTTAACCCTTAATCAATCTCTGCCAGCAGACTTTGGGCATCTGACATTTACAGGTTCAGTACAGAATTACTGGCATCAACCCCACGATAGCCGACAGTTTCAGTTTGGTTACAGCAACAGATTCAAATCGATTTCCTGGGGGATTACGGCCAACCGCACCTTTTCGACTGACGGCAAAGCAGAAAACAACGTTCTACTGAACTTTACCCTTCCTCTTGGAGACAGCTCCAATCGCTCCTCCTCGCAGTTGCGCCTGGATTTAAACCGCAATGGTGAAGGACGCTATACAAAGCAGTCCACCCTGACCGGCACGCTCGGAGAGGCCAATCTTTTCAGCTATGGCATCACCGCTGCCAATGAGAATAACAAGGGAACGTCGGGCTCTTTGACAGGGAGTTATCGCAGCCGAGCAGCCTTATTGAACAGTAGCTGGAGCAAGGGAAATAGCTACAAAAGTGGTTCCGTTAGCCTGAGCGGCACACTGCTTGCGCATGCCGGGGGCATTACGCTTACGCCTTATACTTCTGATACCTTTGCTCTGATAGAAGCTCCGGGGGCCGAAGGCGCAAGGGTCTCCACTTATCCCGGTGTCTATGTGGACAGTGCCGGATTTACCGCCGTACCCTATCTCAATCCCTACCAGTTTAATGAAATAACTATTGATCCAGCTGGAGCCTCCAGCCATATCGAACTCCATGATACTACCCAGCAGGTGGTGCCCTTGTCAGGGGCGGTTGTTGCGGTGAGATACAACACCCGCTTTGGTATCCCATTGCTAATCAAGGCGCAATTCCAGGGCGCACCGATAAAGTTTGGTGCTGATGTCATCGACGAGAAGGGCCAGTCACTAGGAGCAGTAGGCCAGGCAGGGCAGGTTTTTGTACGGGTCGATGAAAAGCACGGTCAGCTAAAGATCAAATGGGCAGAAGGACAGGATGGTGAATGTACGGTTGACTATCAACTGCAGCCCAATAGCAAGGAGAAACATCCTCACCTCCAACGAGTTGACAGCTTATGCGTGGGGCATTCCCACAACGCTGCCTCGCCAAAAAATAATGAGTAA
- a CDS encoding fimbrial biogenesis chaperone — MKKLFSSYLSLTILTLLFSPVLSASIVVNGTRVIYPSSAREISVKMTNMGKRPLLIQSWIDDGDMTAKPENIRVPFVLSPPFNRVDAGKGQTLRISQTDPDLPEDRESVFWLNILEIPAKNPTMEEKNSLQMAFRTRIKFFYRPEKLAGDPSDSIKMLKWQQRGTQLVASNPTPYFVSLANLMVNDQKVEGEMVAPFQSQSFHINGQAGDKITGEFINDFGALISFQSRLQE; from the coding sequence ATGAAAAAACTATTTTCTTCTTATCTTTCACTCACAATTCTTACCCTCCTGTTTAGTCCTGTACTGTCGGCAAGTATTGTTGTCAACGGCACACGCGTTATTTATCCCTCAAGCGCCCGTGAAATCAGTGTAAAAATGACCAATATGGGTAAACGGCCTTTGCTGATTCAAAGCTGGATTGACGATGGAGATATGACAGCCAAACCGGAGAATATTCGTGTTCCTTTTGTGTTATCCCCGCCTTTTAATCGCGTCGATGCCGGCAAAGGCCAGACCTTGAGAATAAGCCAAACCGATCCAGACTTACCGGAGGACCGTGAGTCAGTATTCTGGTTAAATATTCTTGAAATTCCGGCTAAAAACCCAACGATGGAAGAAAAAAATTCGCTACAAATGGCTTTTCGTACACGTATCAAATTCTTCTATCGCCCGGAAAAATTGGCAGGTGACCCCAGCGATTCAATCAAAATGCTTAAATGGCAGCAGCGAGGCACACAGCTCGTTGCCAGTAACCCTACGCCTTATTTTGTTTCGCTGGCCAATCTCATGGTGAATGATCAAAAAGTCGAAGGTGAAATGGTTGCCCCGTTTCAATCGCAATCATTTCATATTAATGGCCAGGCGGGTGATAAGATTACCGGAGAATTTATCAATGACTTTGGCGCATTAATCTCATTCCAGAGCAGGTTACAAGAGTAA
- a CDS encoding fimbrial protein has protein sequence MKYATLAAMVFAAFSSANAYAVAEGTITFNGTIQATTCNSSINGGDANAEVALPIAGINELASQGETAGQTEFTIGLSGCEGVLTTAAAFFAAGDSVDSNGRLIDQNDLTDQKVAFQLRNAGNQSIIVVGSSSQQTNNTYGEIIGGNLNLPYMVEYYANKAAGAGKVSSYVTYSVMYK, from the coding sequence ATGAAATATGCAACGTTAGCAGCAATGGTTTTTGCTGCATTTTCGTCAGCTAATGCATATGCAGTTGCAGAAGGAACCATCACATTCAACGGAACTATTCAGGCAACAACCTGTAACAGCAGTATCAATGGCGGAGACGCAAATGCTGAGGTGGCACTGCCCATCGCTGGTATTAATGAGCTGGCCTCACAGGGTGAGACCGCAGGGCAGACTGAATTCACCATCGGCCTGAGCGGCTGTGAAGGCGTATTAACCACCGCCGCGGCTTTTTTTGCAGCCGGTGACAGTGTTGACTCGAATGGCCGCCTGATTGATCAAAACGATCTTACCGATCAAAAAGTCGCATTTCAGCTTCGTAATGCGGGTAATCAGTCAATTATCGTAGTGGGTAGCTCCAGTCAGCAAACCAATAATACTTATGGTGAAATAATTGGAGGAAACTTAAACCTGCCTTATATGGTTGAGTATTACGCGAATAAAGCAGCGGGTGCCGGTAAGGTATCCAGCTACGTCACTTACTCTGTTATGTATAAATAA
- a CDS encoding winged helix-turn-helix domain-containing protein, which produces MDQHSRKVFGYVIDKDIQVNIIQNRVININHLNQKDNHAVVTLRKTMMRLFIYLLENANSKVIQHEDILLNVWDRHGLSSSTQRLWQVMHCLQNKLSLLGITDDLITRIESGPVRGYRLCKNKITTVYYYEQKNL; this is translated from the coding sequence ATGGACCAGCATAGTAGAAAAGTTTTTGGCTATGTTATTGACAAGGATATTCAGGTCAATATTATACAAAACAGAGTCATCAATATTAATCATTTAAATCAGAAAGATAATCATGCTGTGGTGACGTTAAGAAAAACCATGATGAGACTGTTCATCTATCTTCTGGAGAATGCCAACAGTAAGGTTATTCAACATGAAGATATTTTACTCAATGTCTGGGACAGGCACGGTCTGAGTTCATCAACGCAACGACTTTGGCAGGTTATGCATTGCTTACAAAATAAACTTTCACTCTTAGGTATAACGGATGATCTTATTACAAGAATAGAATCAGGGCCTGTTCGCGGCTACAGACTATGCAAAAATAAAATTACCACTGTTTATTATTACGAGCAAAAGAATTTGTAG
- the tnpA gene encoding IS200/IS605 family transposase, with protein sequence MVVHLIFVTKYRRKLLDGAMIAQMREAFLSAAERLEVEIMEVDGEADHVHLLVAYPPKLPVSVLVNNLKSFSRRYVRQLNTHLRKQSNSGVLWSHSYFACSAGCATIETLKAYVRSQGTPE encoded by the coding sequence TTGGTTGTCCATTTGATATTTGTAACGAAGTACCGCCGCAAGCTGTTAGATGGTGCGATGATTGCACAAATGCGCGAAGCATTTTTATCTGCCGCCGAACGTTTGGAAGTGGAAATAATGGAGGTAGACGGCGAAGCGGATCACGTTCATCTACTGGTAGCGTACCCACCCAAGTTGCCTGTTAGCGTGCTGGTGAATAACCTAAAGTCGTTCAGCCGCCGCTATGTGCGCCAGTTGAATACGCATCTACGAAAGCAGAGTAATAGCGGGGTGCTCTGGTCACACTCCTATTTCGCCTGTAGCGCTGGCTGCGCAACAATCGAAACGCTGAAAGCTTATGTTAGATCGCAGGGAACCCCTGAATAG
- a CDS encoding type III secretion system chaperone, producing MGTRFYDTLLRTFSHKLGIPPLSLDKRGACDLIIDEDIPLRIQQDITSQRVLLIAFLGDMQDHLPQLLLEANIAAIRDNKPVIAADSRAKQYYASHMLEQTSVTADLLALRVGELAEHIRFWRDASRVK from the coding sequence ATGGGCACGCGTTTTTACGACACTCTACTGCGCACTTTCAGTCATAAACTTGGCATCCCGCCGCTCAGTCTGGACAAACGAGGCGCCTGTGACCTGATTATTGATGAAGATATCCCCCTCCGTATACAACAGGATATCACCAGTCAGCGTGTGCTGCTGATCGCCTTTCTGGGAGATATGCAGGATCATCTGCCGCAACTGTTGCTGGAGGCCAATATTGCGGCAATACGCGATAACAAGCCGGTGATTGCCGCCGATTCGCGAGCCAAACAGTATTACGCCAGCCATATGCTCGAGCAGACTAGTGTGACTGCCGATCTTCTGGCGCTCAGAGTCGGTGAGCTGGCGGAACACATTCGATTCTGGCGCGACGCTAGCCGGGTTAAATAA